The Gemmatimonadaceae bacterium genome includes the window TTCTGGACCGACGCGATCTATCGGCTCCACGAGACCACGCCCGCGGACTACACGCCCACGGTGGAGACGGCACTGGCCTTCTGCACCGAGGAATGCCGGCCTCGCATGACTTCGGCGATCGCACGGGCGACACGCGACGGCACCGGGTGGGATTTGGATCTGGAGATCGACACCGCCGGCGGCCGACGCGTGGCGGTGCGCACGGTGGGCACGGTCCAACTCGAAGATGGGAAGCCCGTGCGGATCTATGGGGCGCTCCAGGATGTGAGTGCCCGTCGCCGGCTTGAAGGGCAGCTCCGGCAGGCACAGAAGATGGAGGCGGTGGCCCAGCTCGCCGGCGGCATCGCGCACGACCTCAACAACATCCTGACCGTCATTCAGGGCCACGCGTCGTTGATGGGAAGCGCCATCCACGCCGAGAGCGAGTTCGCGGACTCGGCGCAGCACATCCGTCAGGCCGCCGACCGAGCGGGCACCCTTGCCCGGCAGCTGCTGGTGTTCGGCGATCGCCAGCTGCCGCGCCGCCGGCCGGTGGACCTGAATGTGATCGCGCGGAGCATGGCCGAGATGTTGCAGCGCGTCACGGCGGAAGACGTCCTGGTCCAGCTCGCCGTGGAGCAAGGCGCGGCGTTCGCCTCAGCCGACACCAGCCTTCTGGAACAAGCCATCCTGAACCTGGCCGCGAACGCGCGCGATGCGATGCCCGAGGGCGGCCGCCTGCTGATAGAGACCGCCGGGGTCACGATCGACGATCACTCGGTCCCGCACGCGCCGGACGCGCGGGCCGGCGACTTCGTCTGTCTCTCGGTCAGCGACACCGGCACCGGGATCTCGACGGAGAACTTTCCCCATATTTTCGAGCCTTTCTTCACCACCAAGACCGCCGCCCATGGCACCGGCCTCGGGCTCGTCAACGTGCGAGACATCGTCCGGCTGCACGACGGGTGGGTGGAAGTACGATCGGAGCCTGGGCGCGGCACGACGTTCCGGCTCTACTTCCCGCGCGTGACGATGCCGGTCGCACCGGAGGCTTCCTCGTCCGAGACGACGAGCACACTTCCGCGGACGGCGACGATCCTGCTCGTGGAAGACGAGGCGCCGGTGCGCGCGCTGGCGCGGAGAGTTCTCGAGCGCGCGGGGTACCGGGTGCTCGAGGCGCGCGCGGGAGCCGGCGCGCTCGTGGCCTGGGAGGCACACGCGGGCGACGTGGATCTTCTGGTCACCGATCTGATGATGCCGGACGGGATGAGCGGCGTCGATCTGGCGCAGCGCCTGCGCGACGTCCGCCCGGACCTCAAGGTGCTCTGCATGAGCGGATACCAGATGGGCAACGTCGCGACGCAACTGGATCGGATGGCGAACGTGGGCTTTCTCTCCAAGCCGTTCACTCCGGAGGATCTCACGGCCGCCGTGGCCAGGAGCCTCGAGCCAGTGGTCGTGGATACGGGGGCGGAACAGCCCTGAGGACGCCGCCGGCGCTCGGCGCTCGGGAAGTGAGCGCTGCTCGACCGCTCGATGGCCCTCTCATCAGATCGGAGCCCGTTGGGAGGGCTGGCAGAACGGCTATTGCACCGGGCTTGAAAGCGGGTGCCGTCGTCGTCGCGCATTGGCATGGTAACACGTTGTTGATGCGCATGTTGGGTGCCAAGCCCGATGTCTGTCGGCGCGGACGTTGTGGCGGAAATGTGGCTATTTGGTCTCAATCGCCAAACATGCGCCTGCATCGCGCCACGCGACGCGACAGATCACACGCGCCAATGTCGATGGTCATACGCGCGAATCAGATCGCGCCGCCACCGTCCACGCCTTGGGGACGCGCGCGGCGAAGCACGCCTCGCAGTTCCGTACCCGGCGCGACCGTGTTGAACACCGTGCCGAACTTCTTCACGTTCTCGTGCAACAGGGCCAACCGCGCATCGGACTCGTCGGTGTCCACCTGGATGTCGTAATCGATGCGTTCCAGCTTCGGCGGCACGTCCCGGCGTACGGCGTGCACCCGCACCGCCACCCCCCGCAGTTGAAACCGGAGCATCGGCGTGACCCGCTCGATGCCCTTGATCATGCAGGCCGAGAGCGCCGCGAGCAGCAACTCCGCCGGATTGAACGCGTCGGCGCGCCCTGCGAGGTCGGTGTCGAGCGTTACGCCCGCGGACTTGCAGCGCGCCACGCTGCCGTGCGCGTCGACTCGCTCGGCCGTGACGGTGTATTCGAGCGGAGGGCGTGGGCTCGTCATTCGGTCCGTTCCGCGCCGGCGACCGCCGGGCATTCGTCCATCCGCGGTTCCAGCACGGTGCGCGCCGCACGGACGATTTCCGAAATAGCTGTGGCCGACCTCTCCGATGAGAGTGCGCGTGTCATATTGCGATGCCCCGTGAAAGAGTGAAATGGGCGTTGACCCATCATTTTCGCAATAGCAGGTTATAGAGGAGCGCGCTCAAGCCCAAGCCCGCGGGAAGGCCCTGCGCGTCGAACCCCTGCCGAGTCTTCCGCTATGACGCTCGCCATGCCAACCCCCCGGCCACGTGCGCCTCGCGCCGCCGCAGCGCACGATGGACGCTGATGCGGCGCGCGGGCCGATCGAGCGATCGGAACCGGATTTCGCGGCGCAACTCCACCAGTTGCTCGCCGCGCACATGCACACGCGGCGATTCGTGCGCGGCGAACTGCTCTGGCGCGAAGGAGAAACCACCGGCCTCCTGGTGGCGTTGCGTGTGGGTCGCGTGAAGATCTACCGCCTCCTCCCCAATGGGCGCTCGGTGACGTTGTTCCTGTTCGGACCGGGCGACGTGTTCGGCTTCCTTCCGTTTCTCGATGGCGGCGCCTACCCCGCCTACGCGCAGGCCATGGAGCCCGTGGAAGCGGAAGTCATGCCGCGCGCCGTCTTCCAGCGCGTGCTGGTGGCCGAGCCAGCGCTCGCGGTGCAGTTGGTCACCGTGCTCGGGCAGCGACTGCGCGACGCCTTCGACGTGATCCAGTCCGTCTCCACACCGGGCGCGCAGAGCCGTGTGGCCGCGGCCCTGCTGGGGTTGCTGTCCGACGAGGGGCCCGCGGGCGACCGCCAGCAACTCCCGCTGCCCATGAGCGCTCACGAATTCGCGGACGCGCTCGGCATGGCGCCCGAGACCTTCTCGCGCGCCATCACGGATCTGGCCGCGCAAGGACTCATCCGCCGCGTGCGACCGGGGCAGTTCGAGTTGTGCGACCTGGCCGGGCTCGAACGGGCCGCCCGCACGCCGTTGCGCTGACCGTAGCAGCGGAGCGCGGATCGCGTTCCGGCCGCGCCCGACGCTCTTGATCGCCGTCAATGCGCCGCTCTCCGCGCTGCGCGTATCGTCCCGGTGTCTCCGGACGCTTCCGGATGTGCAGCGACGACACGCAAAGGGGAGATCACAATGGTGGACGCACGAGAGTTCCTGACGGCCGGGCTCCAACTGCACGGCCACAAGTGCCCGGCCATGCCGCTGGGCTTGCGGGCAGGCGCGCTGGCCATGAACCGACTGGGGGTGGCACGGTCGGCGGACAAGACGCTGCTCGCCCTGGTCGAGCTCGGCGAGGATCACTGCTCGCACTGCTTCGGCGATGGGGTTCAGGTGGTCACGGGGTGCACGTTCGGCAAGGGCAACATTCGCCAGCTGGGATACGGGAAGTTCGGCCTGACGCTCGTGGATCGCACGACCGGTCGCGCCGTGCGCGTCGTGCCCCGCGCCGATGCCCAGATGCAGACCAAGCAGACGCCGTTCTTCCAGGACTACCGCTTGAAGGGCGTGCCGCCCTCCAAGGTGCCGGACGACGTCGTCATGCCGCTGATCGAGAAGGTGTTGAGCGCGCCGGAAGACGCCCTGTTCTCGGTGAGTGACGTGTTCCCATTCACGGCCACGGGAGGCGAGGAGAGCTTCGCCTCCGTCGTGTGCGATCGCTGTGGGGAGATGGTGGTGGAGCGCTACGCCCGGGTCTTGAACGGGAAGACGGTCTGCATCCCGTGCCAGGACGCGCTGCTGGCAGGCACGTGAACCGGCGCGTCGGCGGCCCCATCGGCCACCGGCGCCTTCCGCGACATCGGCCTCATGCTCTACGGTACCATCTTCGCCATCGTGCTGGCTGCGTCCTTCCTCTTCGCCATGCTCGGCCTGGGAGGTGGGATGGTGTACGTGCCCGTGCTCAAGTGGGCGGGATTTCCCGTTCGGGAAGTCGCGATCCCGCTCGGCCTGCTGCTCAACGGATTGAACACCCTGCTGGCGCTCATCCCATACGCGCGGCAACGGCTCGTGGACTGGAAAGGCGGGTCGGCGATGGCGGCGGCCGCATTGGTCATGGCGCCGCTCGGCGCGCTCTCGACGCGATACGTGCCGGTTCGCCTGCTCCTGGCATGCTTCGCCGGCGGCGTCGTCGTGGCGGCGCTGCGCACGTTGATCGTCGCACGGCAGCCGGAGCCCACGGAGCAGATGTCGCTCCGCCGACGGTGGGTGATCGGGGGCTTCGTGGGCGGATTCGCCGGGTTCATCGGGGGGATGCTGGGACTGGGCGGCGGTTTCATCATCGCGCCGATTCTGATGTGGATGGGCTACCGCACGAAAGAAGCGGCTGCGACGACCGCCTTCGTCGTCACCTTCTCCTCGTTCTCCGGCTACCTCGGACACGTGGCCGAAGGACACTTCGCGTTGGTGCCGACGGTGATCGTCGTGATCGCCGTCCTGATCGGCTCACAGACGGGCGCCATCGCGATGTCCACCCGCATGCCCCCGCGCCTCATCAAGAAGATCTACGCGCTGACGCTGCTCGCCATCGCCGTCAAATTGGTCGCGGAAGTGCTGTGAGGCGTCGGGCCGATGGACGCCCCGGGCGCGGGCCCTCTCACCATGACGATCAATGCCGATGACACATTCGCATGACGCATCGAGGCGCGCATCGCAGCGGCGGTTGCTGCTGGCCGTCGCCCTCAACTTCGGGATCGCGGCGGTGGAGGCCGTGGGCGGACTGCTCTCGGGCGCGTTGTCGCTCGTGTCCGACGCGCTGCACAACGCCGGCGACAGCGGCTCGCTGCTCCTGACGCTGGTAGCACAGCGCCTCGCCGGACGGCGGAATTCCGCGCGGCACACGTTCGGATTCAGGCGCGCCGAGACCCTCGCGGCGGTCGTGAACGCCGCGGCCTTGATCGGTCTGTCCGTGGCGCTCTTCATGGCGGCGGTCGCCAGACTCATGCACCCGGTGGCCGTACACGGTGGATTGATGATCGGCGTTGGCCTGTTCGGGGTGGTCGCCAATGTGGCCGGCACGCTCCTCCTGCATCGTGACGCGCGCACGAGCCTCAACGTCCGGTCATCCTACCTCCACCTCGTGGCCGACGTCGGCGCGTCAGTCGCCGTGGTTGGCGGCGGAATCGCCATCGTCTGGTGGCAAGCCGACTGGGTGGATCCCGTGCTATCCATCGCCATTGCCGGATACGCCGTGGCGGGAAGCGTTCGCGTGCTTCGCCAGGCGGTCCACGTGTTGATGGAGGGGACGCCACCCGATCTCGATCTGCTTGCCCTGCAGCGTGCCGTCCATGCGGTGCATGGCGTGGTGAACATCCATCACGTGCACGTCTGGAGCGTCGGTGAGTCCGATGTGCATCTTGACGCCCATCTCGAAATCACGGACATGCTCGTCAGTGAGACCCATGGCCTGCGGGCTGCGGTGGAAGCGGTGCTGGCATCCAGCTTCGGCATCGACCACGCCACGCTCCAACTCGAGGCCGGGTGCTGTGCGGACACGGATCTCGTCAAAGTGCGATCGCTGGGGCCCGATATCGCCCCGTCTTGATCGCGGTCAATGCCACGCCGCGTGGCGTCGGTCATCTTCCGCTCCGGCATGGCCTACAGCACGGAGAGAGCAATGGGGGGATACACACTTCGATTCGGGATTGGCCTCGGAGCCGTGATCGTCCTCGTCGGCGTCGGGCCGACGTCGTCACACGCACAGGGCGCGCCAGCGGCCGCGCCGGTACCGGCACTGGGCGACACGGTGCATCTCGGCCTGGCCGATGCCATCCGTCGCGCGCTCGACGAGAACCCCGGCTTGCAGGCCGTCGCCCAACAGGCCCACGCGGCCGACCGCGCGGCGGCCGCCGCCTTCCGCCAACACTTCGGTGACGTGCAGGCGGTGGCGTGGACATCCCGGTACGGGGACGCCCAACTGCTGCGTCCCATGTCGCAGGAGTTGATGGCGGGCGGGCTCGCAAGTCTGCCCTTCGCCCAGGACCAGGCCCATTACGGATTGACCTTCGAACTGCCGCTGTTCGTAGGCGGAAAGCTGGTGGCGCTCAGCCATGTTGCCCGCCTGAAGGCCGACGAGGCGAGCGCGCTGGTAGAAGGCAGCGGCTGGCAGATCCGCGCCAACGTGACCACGATGTACGCCGCCGCCCAGGCGTTGACCGCGGCGA containing:
- a CDS encoding OsmC family protein, encoding MTSPRPPLEYTVTAERVDAHGSVARCKSAGVTLDTDLAGRADAFNPAELLLAALSACMIKGIERVTPMLRFQLRGVAVRVHAVRRDVPPKLERIDYDIQVDTDESDARLALLHENVKKFGTVFNTVAPGTELRGVLRRARPQGVDGGGAI
- a CDS encoding Crp/Fnr family transcriptional regulator gives rise to the protein MRLAPPQRTMDADAARGPIERSEPDFAAQLHQLLAAHMHTRRFVRGELLWREGETTGLLVALRVGRVKIYRLLPNGRSVTLFLFGPGDVFGFLPFLDGGAYPAYAQAMEPVEAEVMPRAVFQRVLVAEPALAVQLVTVLGQRLRDAFDVIQSVSTPGAQSRVAAALLGLLSDEGPAGDRQQLPLPMSAHEFADALGMAPETFSRAITDLAAQGLIRRVRPGQFELCDLAGLERAARTPLR
- a CDS encoding sulfite exporter TauE/SafE family protein; its protein translation is MLYGTIFAIVLAASFLFAMLGLGGGMVYVPVLKWAGFPVREVAIPLGLLLNGLNTLLALIPYARQRLVDWKGGSAMAAAALVMAPLGALSTRYVPVRLLLACFAGGVVVAALRTLIVARQPEPTEQMSLRRRWVIGGFVGGFAGFIGGMLGLGGGFIIAPILMWMGYRTKEAAATTAFVVTFSSFSGYLGHVAEGHFALVPTVIVVIAVLIGSQTGAIAMSTRMPPRLIKKIYALTLLAIAVKLVAEVL
- a CDS encoding ATP-binding protein, which produces MSLPITVGPTARPRVHAPASHLRVRGRPSTPDKTPMSRSRHVKPIPHPRDTQARNKAAALARNTRLLDAIQAAAQTGGWELDLTTGALFWTDAIYRLHETTPADYTPTVETALAFCTEECRPRMTSAIARATRDGTGWDLDLEIDTAGGRRVAVRTVGTVQLEDGKPVRIYGALQDVSARRRLEGQLRQAQKMEAVAQLAGGIAHDLNNILTVIQGHASLMGSAIHAESEFADSAQHIRQAADRAGTLARQLLVFGDRQLPRRRPVDLNVIARSMAEMLQRVTAEDVLVQLAVEQGAAFASADTSLLEQAILNLAANARDAMPEGGRLLIETAGVTIDDHSVPHAPDARAGDFVCLSVSDTGTGISTENFPHIFEPFFTTKTAAHGTGLGLVNVRDIVRLHDGWVEVRSEPGRGTTFRLYFPRVTMPVAPEASSSETTSTLPRTATILLVEDEAPVRALARRVLERAGYRVLEARAGAGALVAWEAHAGDVDLLVTDLMMPDGMSGVDLAQRLRDVRPDLKVLCMSGYQMGNVATQLDRMANVGFLSKPFTPEDLTAAVARSLEPVVVDTGAEQP
- a CDS encoding FmdE family protein translates to MVDAREFLTAGLQLHGHKCPAMPLGLRAGALAMNRLGVARSADKTLLALVELGEDHCSHCFGDGVQVVTGCTFGKGNIRQLGYGKFGLTLVDRTTGRAVRVVPRADAQMQTKQTPFFQDYRLKGVPPSKVPDDVVMPLIEKVLSAPEDALFSVSDVFPFTATGGEESFASVVCDRCGEMVVERYARVLNGKTVCIPCQDALLAGT
- a CDS encoding cation diffusion facilitator family transporter, whose amino-acid sequence is MTHSHDASRRASQRRLLLAVALNFGIAAVEAVGGLLSGALSLVSDALHNAGDSGSLLLTLVAQRLAGRRNSARHTFGFRRAETLAAVVNAAALIGLSVALFMAAVARLMHPVAVHGGLMIGVGLFGVVANVAGTLLLHRDARTSLNVRSSYLHLVADVGASVAVVGGGIAIVWWQADWVDPVLSIAIAGYAVAGSVRVLRQAVHVLMEGTPPDLDLLALQRAVHAVHGVVNIHHVHVWSVGESDVHLDAHLEITDMLVSETHGLRAAVEAVLASSFGIDHATLQLEAGCCADTDLVKVRSLGPDIAPS